A genomic window from Candidatus Thiocaldithrix dubininis includes:
- a CDS encoding PilC/PilY family type IV pilus protein: MLIPSVEWPTVNSFANIGEYNNNTYYGGYFDSNKCYEYSYNANEKERHFYPVDEANNYACPGDNEWSGNFLNWATTQTIDSFRYALTGGYRVKDTTTETWLEKAHNDGQAGLSNRSLPSSGNNYQLVRQLTPFITVKSQNTQYGTTSQVNYITTNISGYSVNNINYGNRLRFALNNKSLSTSTVSYQPNTTLFANVTYELSVRVKVCDASFLETNCEKYGSNYKPEGVLQEYANRLRYSAFGYLNHSVTQRDGAVLRAQQKSIGPYLANLTNDEIRVENPDKEWDPNTGILYRNPSPVDANETYQDFGINVQDSGVINYINKFGQMMTDNAGYKHKSYDPVSEMYYAGLRYLRNLGNVPSYTNMSGLNATTKMQYADGFPVLTDWHDPYQAACQASAFLGIGDVNSHRDKNLPGNTEYRQDEPAMPPEVSQDTINVVQLTNKVGQLEGIGNIGSVQQYTGRYNSAYIAGMAWYANTYDIRPDWAGKQTVATFWVDVLEGQSLADLRNNQYALAAKYGGFRVGEGFDPESYNESLPESWWHTNNDTLKPNFLRPDNYFTAGQSSQIVSSIKQVFARIIARVNGTGAGLASNSTKLISGSKIFQSVFFNKSWHGELKAFSVDTQTGQLYPSPDWLASDQLPAWNQRKIYSGNSLFTWSNLSNTQKNALVSEDVVNYLRGDASKEQRNGGNFRDRYITPLGDIVHSQPVLVGRPDAKLYAGHTFSGADVYATFANNNAQRKAVLYVGSNDGMLHAFEADTGKETYAFVPNAVIFNNLKNLADPNYQHQYYVDGELTVADVYLDNAWKTILVGTLGAGGKAIFALDVTDPSNVKFLWEKDHNNIPALGNIIGKPVITQTANGEWQVLVANGPNSAADKAQLVMINLKTGAVDTIDTGVANNNGLTGITAWSEFANSISNIFYGGDMNGNIWKFTLDQPAQKLFTARSAQDKKQVVSAAPLPGIDPSTGKFWLFFGTGQYLSQLDLTDNSPQSWYWHYSKN; the protein is encoded by the coding sequence GTGTTAATTCCCTCTGTAGAATGGCCGACAGTTAATAGTTTTGCCAACATTGGCGAGTATAATAATAATACTTATTATGGCGGTTATTTTGACTCTAATAAATGTTATGAGTATTCTTACAATGCCAATGAAAAAGAACGGCATTTTTATCCTGTAGATGAAGCAAATAATTATGCTTGCCCGGGTGATAATGAATGGAGTGGGAACTTTTTAAATTGGGCTACCACTCAGACTATTGACTCTTTTCGTTATGCCTTAACGGGGGGGTATCGGGTGAAAGATACAACGACCGAAACATGGTTAGAAAAAGCTCATAATGATGGGCAGGCTGGTTTAAGCAATCGTTCTTTACCCAGTTCTGGCAACAACTATCAACTAGTTAGACAATTAACGCCATTTATTACGGTAAAATCTCAAAATACTCAGTACGGCACTACTAGCCAAGTCAATTATATTACCACAAATATTTCAGGCTATAGTGTTAATAATATTAATTATGGTAACAGATTAAGATTTGCTCTAAATAATAAATCTCTTTCTACTAGCACAGTGAGTTATCAGCCCAATACTACTTTATTTGCGAACGTGACTTATGAATTAAGTGTAAGGGTTAAGGTATGCGATGCCAGTTTTCTGGAAACCAACTGTGAAAAATACGGTAGCAATTATAAACCAGAGGGCGTTTTACAAGAGTATGCCAATCGTTTACGTTACAGTGCCTTTGGGTATTTAAATCATAGTGTAACACAACGGGATGGCGCGGTATTGAGAGCTCAACAAAAGTCGATTGGGCCTTATTTAGCGAATTTGACCAATGATGAAATTAGGGTCGAAAATCCAGATAAAGAATGGGATCCTAATACGGGTATTTTATATAGAAATCCAAGTCCAGTAGATGCCAACGAAACTTATCAAGATTTTGGCATTAATGTACAAGATAGCGGAGTTATTAATTATATTAATAAATTCGGACAAATGATGACTGACAACGCAGGATATAAGCACAAAAGCTATGACCCCGTTAGCGAAATGTATTATGCCGGTTTACGTTATTTACGCAATTTAGGTAATGTTCCGAGTTATACCAATATGTCTGGTTTGAATGCCACAACTAAAATGCAGTATGCAGATGGCTTTCCAGTATTAACGGATTGGCACGATCCGTATCAGGCGGCTTGTCAAGCCAGTGCGTTTTTGGGGATTGGTGATGTTAACAGTCATAGGGATAAAAATTTACCGGGTAATACAGAGTATCGACAAGATGAACCGGCTATGCCGCCTGAAGTTAGCCAAGATACGATTAATGTTGTGCAGTTGACCAATAAAGTGGGGCAGTTAGAAGGCATTGGTAATATCGGTAGTGTTCAACAATATACGGGACGTTATAACTCAGCTTATATTGCAGGGATGGCATGGTATGCAAATACTTATGATATAAGACCGGATTGGGCAGGCAAGCAAACCGTGGCTACTTTTTGGGTAGACGTTTTAGAAGGGCAATCTTTAGCAGATCTGCGCAATAATCAATATGCGTTAGCGGCTAAATACGGTGGATTTAGGGTAGGGGAGGGTTTCGATCCTGAAAGCTATAACGAATCTTTACCTGAATCTTGGTGGCATACCAACAACGACACTTTAAAGCCTAATTTTCTGAGACCCGATAACTATTTTACAGCCGGGCAGTCATCACAAATTGTTAGCAGTATTAAACAGGTATTTGCACGTATTATTGCAAGGGTTAATGGCACGGGTGCGGGGTTGGCTTCTAACTCTACTAAATTAATATCCGGGTCTAAAATCTTCCAATCTGTATTTTTTAATAAAAGTTGGCATGGTGAATTAAAAGCCTTTTCAGTTGATACTCAAACTGGGCAGTTATACCCCTCGCCAGATTGGTTAGCCAGTGATCAATTGCCAGCTTGGAATCAACGTAAAATATACAGCGGCAATTCGCTATTTACGTGGAGTAATTTATCTAATACACAAAAAAATGCTTTAGTTTCAGAAGATGTAGTGAATTATTTACGTGGTGATGCGAGTAAGGAGCAACGCAATGGAGGCAATTTCAGAGATCGTTATATTACGCCGCTAGGCGATATTGTGCATTCTCAACCTGTATTAGTGGGTCGACCTGACGCAAAATTATATGCAGGACATACTTTCAGCGGCGCAGATGTTTATGCGACCTTTGCCAATAATAATGCGCAGCGTAAAGCCGTATTATATGTTGGTTCAAATGATGGTATGTTGCATGCTTTTGAGGCGGATACTGGCAAAGAAACGTATGCTTTTGTACCCAATGCTGTCATTTTCAATAATTTAAAAAATTTGGCTGATCCAAATTATCAACATCAATATTATGTGGATGGAGAATTAACAGTTGCGGATGTTTACTTAGACAATGCGTGGAAAACGATTTTAGTGGGAACACTCGGAGCGGGTGGTAAAGCTATATTTGCGCTAGATGTAACTGATCCTAGTAATGTGAAGTTTTTATGGGAAAAAGATCATAATAATATTCCTGCTTTAGGTAATATTATTGGTAAACCTGTGATCACACAGACTGCAAATGGCGAATGGCAAGTATTAGTGGCCAATGGGCCTAATAGTGCTGCGGATAAAGCACAGTTAGTTATGATTAATTTAAAAACAGGAGCAGTTGATACAATTGATACAGGTGTTGCTAATAATAATGGTTTAACGGGAATAACTGCTTGGAGCGAATTTGCTAACTCGATTAGTAATATTTTCTATGGTGGGGATATGAATGGTAATATTTGGAAATTTACCCTAGACCAACCCGCGCAAAAATTATTTACCGCTAGAAGTGCCCAAGATAAAAAACAAGTAGTATCAGCCGCGCCTCTACCCGGCATTGATCCAAGCACGGGTAAATTCTGGTTATTCTTTGGAACAGGTCAATACTTATCTCAATTAGATTTAACCGATAATTCGCCGCAAAGCTGGTATTGGCATTATTCCAAAAACTGA
- a CDS encoding PilX N-terminal domain-containing pilus assembly protein: protein MNIINRQHKQNGATLLFALVLLLLMTVLGLSSIRGVSLQERMASNLNERDLAFQAAEAALLAAEKEILLNPEPFGMVDCTSTSILNCATIPSNTFTASNVDWMNVPDDYAINKSKELGTAQFHIQLIGRGSTGIAFGQLNSANNIQYGVNPGVFAVQHYRITARSRYPGEITDRALVVLQTTLRRAI from the coding sequence ATGAATATTATAAATAGGCAACACAAACAAAACGGTGCAACGTTATTATTTGCGTTAGTACTCTTATTATTAATGACTGTGCTTGGTTTAAGTAGTATTCGAGGTGTGTCTTTACAAGAACGGATGGCTTCAAATTTAAATGAAAGAGATTTAGCTTTTCAAGCAGCGGAAGCTGCTTTATTAGCTGCCGAAAAAGAAATTCTACTAAATCCAGAACCTTTTGGCATGGTAGATTGCACGTCTACTTCTATTTTGAACTGTGCCACTATTCCGAGCAATACGTTTACGGCGAGTAATGTAGATTGGATGAATGTGCCAGATGATTATGCTATTAACAAAAGTAAAGAGTTAGGTACTGCGCAATTTCATATTCAATTAATTGGTAGAGGGTCAACAGGTATTGCATTCGGTCAATTAAATAGTGCGAATAATATACAGTATGGTGTGAATCCGGGCGTATTTGCAGTACAGCATTATCGTATTACGGCACGTAGCCGTTATCCGGGTGAAATTACTGATCGCGCTTTAGTTGTTTTGCAGACAACATTAAGAAGAGCAATTTAG
- a CDS encoding prepilin-type N-terminal cleavage/methylation domain-containing protein, which yields MKQTGLTLIELMISMVLGLMLLAGVSSLFQANKQTFQSNQSLSQIQESVRTTFGILSRELRQTGYTKCGNGNNVASILNSTANENLYKWRGIYGVDKNVVLAPIVTGTGVGERVADTSAILVQGLQELGYSVAKHDTTGQFILNGSTMPFQVNDILMVCDYSQASIFQVNTVSGNKLNYTKASANPGNCQLGLGLPGGCANTPFYIAYSPNSSIERLVSSIWYIGNNGRTEEGGRSLYRMRLANQGQVLTEEVVAGITGLDIDYHLKDKNSWNTAAEVTAITNGWQQVDGLKLRLSVISANSNVGGNRNDGRLQRTFTQTIALRNR from the coding sequence ATGAAACAAACAGGTTTAACCTTAATCGAATTAATGATTTCAATGGTTTTAGGTTTGATGCTATTAGCAGGCGTCAGTAGTTTATTTCAAGCTAATAAGCAAACATTTCAAAGCAACCAAAGTTTGTCACAAATACAGGAAAGTGTACGCACTACCTTTGGTATTCTCTCACGTGAATTAAGACAAACAGGTTATACTAAATGTGGCAACGGTAATAATGTTGCAAGTATTTTAAACTCTACTGCCAATGAAAATTTATATAAATGGCGGGGTATTTACGGGGTTGATAAAAATGTAGTATTAGCGCCTATCGTAACAGGAACAGGGGTAGGTGAACGAGTTGCGGATACTAGTGCAATTTTGGTACAAGGCTTACAAGAATTAGGTTATAGCGTTGCTAAACACGATACAACCGGACAATTTATTTTGAATGGCAGCACAATGCCCTTTCAAGTAAATGATATTTTAATGGTCTGTGATTATTCTCAAGCTTCTATTTTTCAAGTTAATACGGTTAGCGGTAATAAATTAAATTATACCAAAGCCAGCGCAAATCCCGGCAATTGTCAATTAGGTTTAGGTTTACCCGGTGGTTGTGCTAATACGCCTTTTTATATTGCTTACAGCCCTAATAGTAGTATTGAACGCTTGGTTAGTAGTATTTGGTATATTGGTAATAATGGGCGTACGGAAGAGGGTGGGCGTTCGCTTTATAGAATGCGTTTAGCTAATCAAGGGCAGGTTTTAACAGAAGAAGTTGTAGCAGGGATCACAGGATTAGACATTGATTATCATCTCAAAGATAAAAATAGTTGGAATACGGCTGCCGAAGTAACCGCAATTACAAATGGTTGGCAACAGGTAGACGGTTTAAAACTGCGTTTATCTGTCATTTCAGCGAATAGTAATGTCGGGGGTAATCGTAATGATGGTCGTTTACAACGTACATTTACACAAACTATTGCCTTAAGAAATCGTTAA
- the pilV gene encoding type IV pilus modification protein PilV, producing the protein MKHYSNNKQRGAGLIEILISVLVLSIGLLGIAAMQIRSVKNNQSALEYSIALIQQQSIKETLMLARNSALEGKFNIGLEDEAYPGINPNVPPSSKSDAEVFAENAVMAWRSSIKSLLGDSATSSIYCANAVCTIVLQWNDNRGLQASGIQTIKTETRL; encoded by the coding sequence ATGAAGCATTATTCAAATAATAAACAACGTGGTGCGGGATTAATTGAAATACTAATTTCTGTATTAGTATTATCCATAGGCTTATTAGGCATTGCCGCGATGCAAATAAGATCCGTTAAAAATAATCAAAGTGCTTTGGAATATAGTATTGCGCTTATTCAACAGCAGAGTATTAAAGAAACATTAATGTTAGCGCGTAACAGTGCATTAGAGGGTAAGTTTAATATTGGTTTAGAGGATGAAGCTTATCCCGGGATAAATCCCAATGTGCCACCTAGCTCAAAATCAGATGCTGAAGTATTTGCTGAAAATGCTGTAATGGCATGGCGCAGTAGTATTAAGTCTTTATTAGGCGACAGTGCAACCAGTTCGATTTATTGCGCAAATGCGGTTTGTACTATTGTATTACAATGGAATGATAATCGAGGCTTGCAAGCATCTGGTATACAAACCATAAAAACAGAAACTAGATTATGA
- a CDS encoding GspH/FimT family pseudopilin, with translation MNINLTPTTCKKNALGFTLVELMTTLSIAAILTFTAAPYVGQMFQSNALTSQSNEMVAIFNFARSEAIRRNSMVKICRADTEEIDTCSASLGQWKYWLVLDNSSVLKRGIVPGLGSIEQTSNFYLDTLSFKPDGLVYSNNALANGKKLQLKAKSNYRCILLGAGSRVSVTKATTNCI, from the coding sequence ATGAATATAAATCTCACGCCAACAACATGTAAAAAAAATGCACTGGGATTTACATTAGTTGAATTAATGACAACCTTGTCAATCGCAGCCATTTTAACATTTACAGCCGCTCCTTATGTGGGGCAAATGTTTCAAAGCAATGCGCTGACCAGTCAAAGTAACGAAATGGTCGCCATTTTTAATTTTGCCCGTTCTGAAGCCATTCGTCGCAATAGTATGGTGAAAATCTGCCGAGCTGATACAGAAGAAATTGATACTTGTAGTGCCAGTCTTGGGCAATGGAAATATTGGTTAGTTTTAGATAACTCATCAGTATTAAAGCGTGGCATTGTGCCCGGCTTAGGCTCTATTGAACAAACCTCTAATTTTTATTTAGATACACTTAGCTTTAAACCTGATGGTTTAGTTTATTCTAATAACGCACTAGCTAACGGTAAAAAATTACAGCTTAAAGCTAAAAGTAATTACCGTTGTATTTTATTAGGTGCAGGTAGTCGTGTTAGTGTCACTAAAGCCACAACGAATTGTATATGA
- a CDS encoding FlxA-like family protein: MEATYRYAGSSSVNNNSRQTQMSFAPDTLRQPTFFVGELNKHIAFREAMSALHAVVVSDMTFKPKDKTDYKAWLKSQEEVFLAQALAEQAQLQTQIQSIRAELNELQRQEHRVLDPFYKARSKYFNYLYQHSKDAWFVLDPVISVHPDSLFFECFSQDESSYAKLSCDYEVFQHISEHAYGTTNIDYSHALYAEFQKIRDYKKTEFIIDPSGFEVHTDSAADFKEEKIDLPDSWVRGFLQVSSAMTLPTVELSLHPMDMYNVLLYLKRHKEKASPRSLRFCLTPDKPIEIRIEPWGEVIQCPRSIFQGKDAHEIRIWGRRRLLVLERLLPFTKQFRVHLLGSGMPSFWLADLEHMTFTLGLSGWSANDFSRMGNFDLLAPRTDVDSQTAQSVFTALQTTWQESAESLAKRLNLSALTVKAALGIYAQYGQVLYDMDKQVYRLRELSREALPMDKLRFSNEREAKAVNFRQAGLVSDVVRESGAEQVRIRGSVLDNAQVYQPSIVLDNDNRLIQGDCNCHFFLKNKLHKGACEHMLAIY; the protein is encoded by the coding sequence ATGGAAGCAACGTATCGTTACGCAGGCAGTTCAAGCGTTAATAATAACAGTCGACAAACGCAAATGTCATTTGCACCGGATACTTTACGGCAACCCACCTTTTTTGTGGGCGAATTGAATAAACACATTGCTTTCCGTGAAGCAATGTCTGCTTTGCATGCGGTCGTCGTGTCGGATATGACGTTTAAGCCGAAAGATAAAACCGATTATAAGGCGTGGTTAAAATCTCAAGAAGAGGTGTTTTTAGCGCAAGCATTGGCGGAACAAGCGCAATTACAAACGCAGATTCAGTCTATTCGGGCAGAATTAAATGAATTGCAACGTCAAGAACATCGGGTACTTGATCCCTTTTATAAAGCGCGTTCTAAATATTTTAATTATTTATATCAGCATTCCAAAGATGCGTGGTTTGTGTTAGACCCGGTTATTAGCGTTCATCCTGATTCTTTATTTTTTGAATGTTTTTCACAAGATGAATCGAGTTATGCCAAATTAAGTTGCGATTATGAGGTGTTTCAGCATATTAGCGAACATGCGTATGGTACGACGAATATTGATTATTCCCACGCCTTATATGCTGAGTTTCAAAAGATTCGCGATTATAAAAAAACCGAGTTCATTATTGATCCTAGTGGTTTTGAAGTTCACACCGATTCGGCTGCCGATTTCAAAGAAGAAAAAATTGATTTACCGGATAGTTGGGTACGCGGTTTTCTGCAAGTCAGTTCAGCCATGACTTTGCCAACGGTTGAACTAAGTTTGCATCCAATGGATATGTACAATGTTTTGTTGTACTTAAAACGTCATAAAGAAAAAGCCTCACCGCGTTCCTTGCGTTTTTGTTTAACCCCAGATAAGCCCATTGAAATTCGTATTGAGCCGTGGGGTGAGGTGATTCAATGCCCGCGTAGTATTTTTCAAGGCAAAGACGCGCACGAGATTCGCATCTGGGGACGGCGGCGCTTGTTAGTGTTAGAACGCTTATTGCCGTTTACAAAGCAATTTCGTGTGCATTTGTTAGGTTCAGGTATGCCGAGTTTCTGGCTGGCAGATTTAGAACACATGACCTTTACCTTGGGGTTATCCGGTTGGAGTGCCAATGACTTTTCGCGTATGGGCAATTTTGATTTGCTCGCGCCGCGTACCGATGTAGATAGCCAAACAGCACAAAGCGTGTTCACTGCTTTGCAAACGACTTGGCAGGAATCGGCGGAGTCTTTGGCAAAGCGTTTAAATTTATCGGCATTGACCGTAAAAGCCGCGTTGGGGATTTATGCACAATACGGACAAGTGCTGTATGACATGGATAAACAAGTTTATCGGCTACGCGAGCTGAGCCGCGAAGCTTTGCCAATGGATAAATTACGTTTTAGTAATGAGCGTGAGGCGAAAGCGGTAAATTTCCGACAAGCGGGCTTAGTTTCCGATGTGGTGCGTGAATCTGGCGCAGAGCAAGTCAGAATCAGGGGTTCAGTGTTAGACAATGCACAAGTTTATCAGCCTAGCATCGTGTTGGATAACGATAACCGCCTGATTCAGGGGGACTGTAACTGTCACTTTTTCCTTAAAAATAAACTACATAAAGGGGCTTGTGAGCATATGTTGGCCATATATTAG
- a CDS encoding reverse transcriptase family protein, which translates to MSQLTRQEIYDQIKASSKEEFILKEMQRLGYWAKAEQPSLATNFIQQKAQLQTQLSQLSQQIRDPQAALKALHQQRMAEARQKRVETKIKQEVQRYQRALNWHQTQQQQIHYLGDSAGFKTDEQTSDTARLKVHQLPIAHNATALAKLMGISLNELRFLSYSQTVSKVSHYQHFAIQKKTGGTRLISAPMPRLKRLQYWVLVNILQLLPQSEQAHGFIHQRSIVTNARPHVGQAIVINLDLKDFFPTISYVRILGLFKKLGYNTEVASLLALLCSESETQAVEMDGQRYFIQQGSRRLPQGAPTSPLISNLVCRRLDKRLQGLANKYGFVYTRYADDLTFSTTDKNAAVRGLLHWVKATIAEEGFNVHPDKTRIMRQGARQEVTGVVVNQHLSLDKHQLKRFRALLFQIDKDGYAGKTWGNGKHLSASIKAYAHYVKMVNPVKGMQFLQQIAAIEAKHGQAHSDYLLKVSKPLFRNHAALGQLPLASMSVAQPPPAPQLSEIIQHRDVFEQVEQRLGLAQAQGAGIAIAPNISPSANGLVQAMFNLFRGKP; encoded by the coding sequence ATGAGCCAACTCACACGCCAAGAAATCTATGACCAAATCAAAGCCAGTTCCAAAGAAGAATTTATTCTTAAGGAAATGCAGCGTTTGGGTTATTGGGCTAAAGCAGAACAACCCAGCTTAGCCACTAATTTCATTCAGCAAAAAGCCCAACTGCAAACACAGCTTTCTCAATTATCCCAACAAATTCGTGACCCACAGGCTGCCTTAAAAGCATTGCATCAACAACGCATGGCAGAAGCACGGCAAAAACGTGTTGAGACCAAAATTAAACAGGAAGTACAGCGTTATCAACGTGCTCTAAACTGGCATCAAACTCAACAACAACAAATTCATTATCTGGGGGATTCGGCAGGCTTTAAAACTGACGAACAAACATCGGATACAGCTCGCTTAAAAGTTCATCAATTACCGATTGCCCATAATGCAACAGCGTTAGCCAAGCTTATGGGTATCAGTTTGAATGAATTACGCTTTCTCAGCTATAGCCAAACGGTCTCTAAAGTCAGTCATTATCAGCACTTTGCTATTCAGAAGAAAACCGGCGGCACGCGCCTTATTTCTGCACCCATGCCACGCTTAAAACGCCTGCAATATTGGGTATTGGTTAATATTTTGCAGCTATTGCCGCAAAGTGAGCAAGCCCATGGTTTTATTCATCAACGCAGTATTGTGACCAATGCCCGCCCGCATGTGGGGCAGGCGATTGTGATTAATCTGGATTTAAAAGATTTCTTCCCAACGATCAGTTACGTTCGGATTTTAGGTTTATTTAAGAAGCTAGGTTATAACACTGAAGTGGCCAGCTTATTAGCGTTGCTATGTTCGGAGAGTGAGACCCAAGCCGTGGAAATGGATGGGCAACGCTATTTCATACAACAAGGCTCGCGCCGTTTACCGCAAGGTGCGCCGACCAGCCCACTGATTAGTAATTTGGTATGTCGACGCTTAGATAAGCGTTTACAAGGTTTAGCCAACAAGTATGGCTTTGTGTATACCCGCTATGCCGACGATTTAACCTTTTCGACGACAGACAAAAACGCCGCTGTGCGTGGGTTATTACATTGGGTAAAAGCCACAATTGCGGAAGAAGGTTTTAATGTACACCCCGATAAAACCCGCATTATGCGGCAAGGCGCACGCCAAGAAGTCACTGGGGTGGTGGTCAATCAGCATTTATCGTTAGACAAACACCAGCTTAAACGCTTTCGTGCCTTGCTTTTTCAAATCGACAAAGACGGCTACGCGGGTAAAACGTGGGGCAACGGCAAGCATTTATCAGCCAGCATTAAAGCTTATGCGCATTATGTGAAAATGGTTAATCCAGTGAAGGGAATGCAATTTTTGCAGCAAATTGCGGCAATTGAAGCCAAACACGGGCAAGCACATAGCGACTATTTGTTAAAAGTCAGCAAGCCTTTATTTCGCAATCATGCCGCATTGGGGCAATTGCCATTAGCCTCTATGTCGGTAGCGCAACCGCCACCCGCTCCGCAATTAAGCGAGATTATTCAGCATCGTGATGTGTTCGAGCAGGTCGAGCAACGCTTAGGTTTGGCACAAGCACAAGGTGCAGGTATTGCGATTGCTCCCAATATTAGCCCCAGTGCCAATGGCTTAGTGCAAGCTATGTTTAATTTGTTCCGAGGTAAGCCATGA
- a CDS encoding carbon-nitrogen hydrolase, which translates to MSRKLSVAVVQHSNSDNYQANLTKSIAGIRRAAAQGAQLVMLQELHTGLYFCQVENTDFFDLAEPIPGNSTDTLGALAKELGIVIVCSLFEKRATGLYHNTAVVLDTDGSIAGKYRKMHIPDDPGYYEKFYFTPGDLGFTPIKTNLATLGVLVCWDQWYPEAARLMALAGAELLLYPTAIGWNPQDTPEEQARQREAWITIQRSHAVANNIPVLSANRVGYEGDPSQQTAGSQFWGSSMIVGWQGELLAQADTQSETELVVELDLAHTEQVRRWWPYLRDRRIDAYQDLVLRYRS; encoded by the coding sequence ATGAGTCGTAAGCTAAGCGTTGCGGTGGTGCAACACAGTAATTCAGATAATTACCAAGCGAATCTAACAAAAAGTATAGCAGGCATTCGGCGGGCGGCTGCTCAAGGCGCACAGTTAGTCATGCTGCAAGAATTGCACACCGGCTTATATTTTTGCCAAGTTGAAAATACCGACTTTTTTGATTTAGCCGAACCCATTCCGGGCAACAGTACCGATACTTTAGGCGCATTAGCTAAAGAATTGGGTATTGTGATTGTGTGTTCATTATTTGAAAAACGCGCAACCGGCTTGTATCACAATACTGCCGTGGTTTTAGATACCGATGGGAGCATTGCTGGAAAATATCGCAAAATGCATATTCCCGATGACCCCGGCTATTATGAAAAATTTTATTTTACTCCCGGTGACCTAGGTTTTACCCCTATTAAAACTAACCTTGCGACGTTGGGGGTATTAGTCTGTTGGGATCAATGGTATCCGGAAGCAGCGCGTTTAATGGCTTTGGCTGGGGCAGAGTTATTGTTGTATCCCACCGCGATTGGTTGGAATCCACAAGATACCCCTGAAGAACAAGCACGCCAGCGTGAGGCTTGGATTACCATTCAACGCTCACACGCAGTTGCCAATAATATTCCAGTATTAAGTGCCAATCGAGTAGGCTATGAAGGCGACCCCAGCCAGCAAACCGCAGGCAGTCAGTTTTGGGGCTCTAGTATGATTGTAGGCTGGCAGGGCGAATTATTAGCCCAAGCTGATACTCAATCTGAAACCGAATTAGTGGTTGAATTAGATTTAGCCCATACTGAACAAGTACGCCGGTGGTGGCCGTATTTACGCGACCGTCGTATTGACGCTTACCAAGATTTGGTACTACGTTACCGCAGTTAA
- a CDS encoding DUF2384 domain-containing protein, translated as MTELAQAEMQMLTQSVIQYLDEWKLSPSEIIKLLGVDGLVPLRQFQLYRKGEKALPQTPEVMARLEHLIGIADALRTTYPFSHQMRQIWLRQPHRRFEQQSPLDVIQAQGIEGMVQVRADIDCSYGFSGPR; from the coding sequence ATGACTGAATTAGCACAAGCTGAAATGCAAATGCTGACACAATCGGTCATTCAATACTTAGATGAATGGAAATTATCACCCAGTGAAATCATTAAATTGCTAGGTGTCGACGGGCTTGTACCCTTGCGTCAATTTCAGTTATATCGCAAAGGCGAGAAAGCCTTACCCCAAACCCCAGAGGTAATGGCGCGTTTAGAGCATCTAATCGGTATTGCCGATGCCTTACGCACGACTTATCCTTTCAGTCATCAAATGCGCCAAATTTGGTTGCGTCAACCGCATCGACGGTTTGAACAACAATCCCCGCTAGACGTGATTCAAGCCCAAGGTATTGAAGGTATGGTACAAGTACGAGCGGATATTGATTGCAGTTATGGCTTTAGCGGCCCTCGGTAA
- a CDS encoding segregation and condensation protein A — MTEAELSKERQILMAMRKTLARIIRDLTPSDTATQYPLTDETVEDVKQCFNLIAARERELAKIAGVESQERPHFIDEPRNTTVVSIASIQRKEKE, encoded by the coding sequence ATGACGGAAGCAGAACTGAGTAAAGAACGGCAAATTTTAATGGCAATGCGTAAAACCCTTGCGCGTATTATTCGAGATTTAACGCCAAGCGACACCGCCACGCAATATCCGCTGACGGACGAGACCGTGGAAGATGTTAAACAATGTTTTAACTTAATTGCGGCACGTGAGCGTGAATTAGCCAAAATTGCAGGCGTAGAGTCGCAAGAGCGCCCTCACTTTATTGATGAACCACGTAATACCACGGTGGTGTCTATTGCGTCTATTCAGCGTAAAGAGAAGGAGTAA